The genomic segment ATTATCGTAAGCATCACTCTTACCGATGCTCAATTCTGTTATACCACAGGAAACTTTACAGCTAATAGCACCTATGCAAAAAACCGAGACCTTGTTCTCCGTTCACTAGCTTCCAATGTCACAGCCAATGGGGGTTTCTATAATACTACAATAGGTTTAGGCAATGACACAGTTTATGGTCTTGTGTGCTGTATGGCTTCAGCATCAGCTGAAATTTGTTCCAGCTGCGTCAATTCTGCTATTCAAACTCTCATGGCAGCATGTCCAAACCAAAAAGAAGCACTTTCATGGGGAGGGAATCCAGTTCCATGTATTGTACGTTATGCGAATCGTTATTTTTTTGGATCACTTGAGCTATCTCCTACTGATGCTGGATATAATACGGGTATCCTTGACCCATCTTTTAGACAGTTTGATCAAATTTGGAGTGGTTTGGGGGAGACAGTAACAAGAGCTTCCACGAGCTCATCCAGGCTTAAGCCAGAAGCCGAGACAGCAGATCTATCATCCACTCAAAAAATGTATGTATTTATGCAGTGCACTCCAGATGTATCACCGAGTATTTGCAGAGAATGCCTACAAAAATGCGTGGACTACTATAAAAGTTGTTGCAACGGGTATCAAGGAGGTTTTGCCCAGAAACCAAACTGTGTTTTTCGGTGGGATTTGTATCCCTACTACAACTTATTTCCTCAAGTAACATCTCCATCACCTCCATTTGTTATTAGTTCTCCTCCACCAACCAGTACCACAATCAGGAAAGGTAGGCTAACTTCTTTTTCTATACTGAAATTATTTCACTTGTTTCACGGTTTCCAGTTTCAGCTTCTGTAATTTCTATCTTAAACATGGCTGTGCTTGGCAGGGAAGGAGAATACTGCTTCTCGGACAGTTATTGTTACCATCGTCCCTACAGCTATCTTCTTTGCACTTGTTATCCTCATTCTCACCATTTTCTGTTTTAGGAAGCCAAAGCAAGAGGTCAAAAGTAAGTTATTGCTTATTGGTTCTTACATAATAAACAGCTTGGGTTCATTAATACGAATCAAATCCActagataatttgtttttcttccaaaCATCCTACAAATTAACTTTGGAAACAAAACATTAACAACTTGCATTTTGTGAAGATTTCGATGAAATTAGTAGCACAAAATGCTGGGAATTCAAATTCGCCACCATCAAACTTGCAACAAACGACTTCTCTGATGATAATAAGCTTGGACAAGGTGGTTTTGGTGCTGTTTACAAGGTACTTTATTATAACTAGTAGAAAATAAACGGTAtcgatttttcttatttcacgGTAATTCATATTTCAAATTGATGCACTTAattttctctgtttctttttctcAATGGATATATGCTTCAGGGTATACTTGCAGACGGACAAGCTATAGCTGTAAAGAGATTATCAAGTAGTTCTGGGCAAGGAGAAGTTGAATTTAAGAATGAGGTACGGCT from the Populus nigra chromosome 9, ddPopNigr1.1, whole genome shotgun sequence genome contains:
- the LOC133702890 gene encoding cysteine-rich receptor-like protein kinase 44, with the translated sequence MGSKTIVSLLFHVIIVSITLTDAQFCYTTGNFTANSTYAKNRDLVLRSLASNVTANGGFYNTTIGLGNDTVYGLVCCMASASAEICSSCVNSAIQTLMAACPNQKEALSWGGNPVPCIVRYANRYFFGSLELSPTDAGYNTGILDPSFRQFDQIWSGLGETVTRASTSSSRLKPEAETADLSSTQKMYVFMQCTPDVSPSICRECLQKCVDYYKSCCNGYQGGFAQKPNCVFRWDLYPYYNLFPQVTSPSPPFVISSPPPTSTTIRKGKENTASRTVIVTIVPTAIFFALVILILTIFCFRKPKQEVKNFDEISSTKCWEFKFATIKLATNDFSDDNKLGQGGFGAVYKGILADGQAIAVKRLSSSSGQGEVEFKNEVRLLAKLDHRNLVRLLGFCLEGTEKLLIYEFVPNSSLDQFIHDPNKRFILDWEKRYKIIEGIARGILYLHQDSQLRIIHRDLKPSNILLDGKMNAKISDFGMAKLMKTDQTHDAASRIAGTFGYIAPEYARQRQFSVKSDVFSFGVLVLEIVSGQKPSFRDGDDIEHLTSHAWRRWREGTALDLIDPILRNDSTAAMMRCIHIGLLCVQENVADRPTMASVVLMLSNSSFTLQIPSKPAFFISRRTYRPASSSTSYTSRMTQSHLKTVPPSKNEISITELDPQ